Sequence from the Phaeodactylum tricornutum CCAP 1055/1 chromosome 20, whole genome shotgun sequence genome:
CGAGAGAATGTCGAAAACGAGACTCGCCAAAGGACCACAACCACCCGCTATAGTCGGTTTTCCTTTGCCGTGGCCCGTTTCCTCTCTCAATAGCGTGAGTAATCCCGGCAGTCGCTTTTTGACAATTTCCGGTACAAAGCGAAAGGGCGAGTCTTCGTGAGGCTTGGACTGGGTTTGAAATGGAGCGTATTCTTTCTCTCCCACTCGGCGTCGTGCCAGTCTATCCATAGGAATGGCTGCAGTAATCAGTTCCGAGAGAGCGCCGAGATAGGCTTTGTAAATTGACTGCGAGAGTTTCGTCTGCTTATTTTTGAGCAATGCTTTGTGTAGGTGACCCGtcgattccgacgacgatggaatGAGTGTGTCACTCGTCAGCTCCACCGCCAAGGGACTCTTGTCGAGATAGGCTTTCAACAGTCCCGTCGGCCATTGTCCCGCAACCACCCTGGCGGCAATGTCGCCCGATCCCGTGGTTGCAACGGACGTTCCCACAAAAGGTACGTTGTAGTCGGCCGTATCATCCTTCCACGCTTCGTCCGGACGCCAACGTTTGGAAGGTCGTTCTGATTCGTTGGCGTCCATTTCGgattcatcgtcgtcgtcgtcgatatCGAGACTGGCGTCATCCTCCCCATCATCGTCTGGTTCCCGTTTGGGCAAATGGTGATCATTGGTAGCATTCGAAAATCCCGCGAGACGTCGTTCGCGTCGGACTTGGCGTCGGAAGCGTCGGAGCACCCGCAACGTCGCCCGGGGATCGTCCCCTTGGAGGATCGCCGCAAAGGCAGCCGCCCCCAGCGAAGCCTCCGGCTCCGTCACTTGTCTCATGAGTCTGGTAGAGTCGCAATGGTGACGCAGGGTCCGAAAGCGGTCCGGCACCGACGAAACGGCCTCGGGGTATGGTACGCCGGATCCGGTCCGATTCTCAGTTTGGATTCGGTCGTTCCTCGGTCTCGTTGGCAGAGCCTTCTCCCGCAAAACCCAATCCACAAACTGGCGACGTACGGACACAATCGGTAGGAACGGAATATTGTCACTGTAACTTCGGTTGGATGTGCTATCATCGAAACAGGATGGCGTGGGCCGGAAACCAAAGAAGCCCGCCTGGCAGGCTTTGTGACACGCTTCCGATAGGAACCCGCAAAGTAGACATTTCGATCCCTAGGGAGACAATTTCAGTCAATAAGCCAAACTGCAGGAGGTCATTTCTTAATTATTTCTGTGTTCAATGACTTCGTACCGAAAATGTCCGATCGGATGGTCACGACGCTAGCAAACGTGGCGACCACTATATCGACCAGTACTCGGCGGGTTATTCGCAGGCCCAAATCGCCGTGTATACGGGACCCCTTTGCCGGTGCTTGCGACAGTGACTACGCCATCCTCCCTCGCATGCGGACGCCCACACACACTTTTTTGGGCTGGACACACCGGAAATACGCACCACGCCGATCGGATAATCGCACGAGTCTCCTTGGACGTATTCCAGTACCAAGTCGTTCCTTTGGAAAAACACCATGGTATTCCCTCCTCCCCACCGTGGTGCCGGTGCACCGAAAGACTCTGACCCTACAAGCAATACGGGTCCGTACCCCACGGGGCACTCCGAGCGCGCGCAAAGTGGTGTAccgctcacagtcacaacGTTGTGTTGGCCGACCGATCCAACGGCGGTGTACTACCAGCCGTCCCGGACTACCTACGAGTATCTCGGGGAAGCACTCCGCATTGTTGAAGAAGTCGAGTCGATCTCGGGCCAAGACAATGTCGCCAACGCAACGATCCCGAGCAGTCGAAAAGACAAATCGCCCACCGCGAGCAATCAATGAAACACTAGAGCCGCTGCTACCGTCGCCTGCCTCATTGGTGGAAGGAGTCTGCCACAGAGCCGTCACGGTCCGAAGCAAGTCTTGATGTTGGCGACAATGGCTTGCCTTGTAAACTATGCACACGCACACTACTAAAACAAACGTTTTTTCCGTATCCCCAGTCGTTGCCGTATCGCACCTTTCCGTAGCGTATGCTATGCATCCGTGGAGTAGCTGCGGTGTCGTACCGTAGCCAACTGCTTGTTCCGTCTATGCTTTGAGTATTGTCCGGACCCCCAAGATTGTCAAAAGTCCAGAAAAGCCCCACCGCAACGTTGTCTCGTCCAATTGGAGACCCAACTTGCCACCCGTATAGGCGCCCACAAACGACCCCAGTGCCAAGGCCGGGGCAATCCGTACGGCCACGTTCCCGGCACGATAGTGGGTGTACGTTCCCGACAATGCGGGCAACGTCATTGCGGCCAAGGAGGTTGCTAATGCTTGGTAGTGGGTACAATCAGTCGCCAATGTCAAGGCTGGCACGACAATAGTTCCCCCGCCAACTCCAAACAAACCAGCCAAAAACCCGGAGCCCAGTCCAATGGCGGCGGGAGGAAGGAAACGCGACAGCGGCTCGGACGGCATCGTCTCGGCTTCCGCCCGAGACGCCTCCGTCGCTTCGGCTCGTTGCGTCAGATACGCCTTCGCCGGCACGGCGGGGGCCATGAGTAACATGAGCACTCCCAGGGCCTTACGCAAGGTGGTAGCACTCGTACGGGTCGTCACGTGCGCACCCATCCGGGCCGTCACCATGCCGCACAAGGCAATCGCCGCCGCACTCTCCCACTGCACCTCGTGGACGTAGGACCAGGCCCCGGCCACGCCCGTGGCGCTCACGGCGAACAGCGACGTCCCGTGTGCCTGGTGCTGTGTGAGTCGTAACGCACGACTCGTCATTAACGGTATCATGACGAACCCGCCACTATTCACGCAATACGAGACACAGAGAGAGATGACGGATGGTATTCGGTGGAGTGTGAGTGACGCGTGATATACACAACACCGTACCGTACACGAACGAACGATTGATACCGGACGTCATGCCTGACCTTGTTCCATGGGTGTATCCTCTTGGAATATGCGCCACATATTACATTACGTACCCCATTCCGGCCAACGATCCCAGTACGCCCGCCGTACCGCCAATGGCAAAGGCGGTCGCCAGGGCGTGCGGTGCCGGCTCAGATCCGGTGACGTTGCCGTGCGTAACGTGCCGTCGACGGCTCACCCTGGGACCCAGTGTCGGCCGTGAGCAACCCCATGCGGCCCGGGAAGTAAATGGTGTAGACAATCGAGGTAGCATACGGATACATTCCCAACGAGTGAGAGAGGATTTTCGAAACTCTTATAGTGTGCACCAGTGTTGGCAGACAATACCATACGCGATCCAAGGCTTTCTGAGAGTAGAAATGCGGATTCCAAGCTACGACATTTGGGGAATGCCGTTACGACATGAGAGTGATACGGCAGAGCATGGGACTGTGACCTACCACTACTACCTGCCAACCTTCCCAAATACCTATCCCGGATAGACCTACGCAAGGCTTCACGAACGTATTCTATAGAGTAGAAACAGTCGAATGGACGTTCCCGTCCACCGCCTTGGCTCATTGACGGCCGGGGTTTACTTCCACAACCGCTGTAGAGAAATATTGGTATCACTGTCTTTCTTCATAACCTTGGCGACGGCCATTTCAAAGTCTTCCTGGGTCACGTGCACCCGTCGTTCACGGAGGGCAAACATCCCGGCTTCGGTGCAGACGGCCTTGCACTCGGCGCCACTCGCGTTGGCCATTTTATCCGCAATGCTGTACAGATCCAAATTCCGCAAGAGATTCATTTTACGCGAGTGAATTTTGATAATCGCCATGCGATTTTCCGTATTGGGGTTGGGGAATTCTATTTTGCGGTCGATACGGCCGGGGCGTAGCAGTGCGGCGTCGAGAATATCGATGCGGTTGGTGGCCATAATGACTTTGATGTTTTGGGCGGGTTCGAATCCGTCCAACTGGTTGAGGAGTTCCAGCATGGTTCGTTGGACTTCGGAATCTCCGCCCCCGCTGCCCCCACGCGATTGCCCGATGCTGTCGATTTCGTCCATAAAAATGATGGAGGGTGCGGCTTCGCGGGCCATGACGAAGAGTTCACGCACCATCCGGGAGCCTTCTCCAATGTACTTTTGCACGAGTTCGGCTCCACTGACGCGAATAAAGGTACAGTCGGTGTGGTGCGCGACGG
This genomic interval carries:
- a CDS encoding predicted protein — translated: MSTAVAMNTSHDATGSSTGKYYASKIAELRETVQERSADLLRLQARRNEINAHVRMLREELYHLQEPGSYVGEVVKPMGLNKILVKINPEGKYIVDLDKDIDIQSCQPNTRVALRNDSYTLHKILPTKVDPLVSLMKVEAVPDSTYDMIGGLEKQVMEIKEVIELPIKHPELFESLGVAQPKGVLLYGPPGTGKTLLARAVAHHTDCTFIRVSGAELVQKYIGEGSRMVRELFVMAREAAPSIIFMDEIDSIGQSRGGSGGGDSEVQRTMLELLNQLDGFEPAQNIKVIMATNRIDILDAALLRPGRIDRKIEFPNPNTENRMAIIKIHSRKMNLLRNLDLYSIADKMANASGAECKAVCTEAGMFALRERRVHVTQEDFEMAVAKVMKKDSDTNISLQRLWK